A window of Candidatus Nitrospira allomarina genomic DNA:
CCCCAGGACCACTATAACCAGGAGTTGGTCAACAATGTGCATCCGCCCCAATGGCGCAATCCTACCCCGTCCGGACGATATAACCTCGTCATCATCGGAGCTGGCACAGCGGGATTAGTCACCGCTGCAATTGCGTCAGCCCTCGGAGCCAAGGTGGCGTTGATTGAACGGCACCTGATGGGGGGCGACTGCTTAAACGTAGGATGTGTGCCCTCCAAAGGCGTCATACGGGCGGCCAAAGCCTGGCACGCCGTCAGAGAGGCCGAACAATTCGGTGTGCATATTTCCGGTGAGATCAAACAGGATTTTGGTGCAGCCATGGCCCGCATGCGTAAACTGCGTGCCCGGATCAGTCATGTCGACTCAGCGCATCGCTATACCAAACTCGGAGTGGATGTCTTTATCGGGAACGGCAGGTTCACCAGCTCGGGCACCATTGATGTGGATGGAACCACATTGCAATTTTCCAAAGCGGTCATCTGCACGGGTGCCCGCGCCACCGCACCACCAATTCCAGGTTTGGCCAATACATCGTATCTCACCAACGAAACCATCTTTTCCCTGACGGAACTTCCTGAGAGACTGGGAGTGATCGGTGCCGGCCCGATTGGCTGCGAGCTGGCCCAATCTTTTGCCCGATTCGGCAGCCAGGTGTTTCTAGTGGAAGCCATGCACGGCATTCTTCCCAATGAAGATCGCGACGCTGCCGACATCGTGGAGCAATCGATGTTGCGGGACGGCGTGCAACTGCTCTGTTGCGGAAAAGACTTGAACATTCACTCAGCGAACGGCGCCAAACACCTCGTGGTGGACTCGCATGGCACACATTATGACATTCCAGTTGATGACATTCTGGTTGGAGTCGGCCGCAGTCCGAACATCGAAGGGTTGGAGCTGGAGAGGGTCGGGGTCGAATACGACAAAACCGGCGTGAAGGTCAACCACCGGCTTCAAACCAGCAATTCCAAAATATTTGCGGCAGGAGATATCTGCTCTCCGTTTAAGTTCACGCATACGGCCGATGCGCAAGCGCAAATTGTCATTCAGAACGCCTTGTTTCCTCATCCGTTCGGCCTCGGCTATGGCAGCACGGAACACCTGGTGATTCCCTGGGCCACCTATACCCAGCCGGAAATTGCCCATGTCGGTCTGTATGAAAAGGATGCGAAAGACAAAAACATTCCGATCGACACCTTCACATTTCACCTCAACGAAGTCGATCGGGCTATTCTCGATGGAGAAGACCAAGGCTTTGCCAGAGTCCATGTAAAAAAAGGGACCGATACAATAGTCGGAGCCACCATCGTAGCGGCCCATGCGGGCGATATGATTAGTGAATACACTCTGGCCATGAAGGGAGGCCTGGGACTCAACACCATCGCCGGCACCATTCACCCCTACCCGACCCAAGCGGAAGTTGTCAAAAAGTCGGCGAACGCCTGGCGAAAAACCACCCTGACGGAAGGAAAAAAACAGTTTCTCCGCAAACTCTTTGCATGGACCCGGTAAGGTCATGTCCCATCAAGCACCTCACCCTAGTATGTTGTGGCCTTTGAACTGCTCAGGGCGAACGGAGTCGGCCCAAAAATGATTTAAACACACTCAGGCTGTATTGGAAATCAGACATGACACCTATCACACCTCGACCCGCATTCTTCTCTGTCCTCACAGTCGTCTTCGGACTCTTAAGCCTGACCCATTCAAATGCGGTCATCGCCGCAAGTCCCGATCAAGTCGTCGTCGGCAACTTCTCCATTGCCACACCGGGCGAACCATTTCCTCAAGGATGGAAACCGCTGATTTTTGAAAAAATTCCAGAACATACTCAATACGACCTGGTCAAAGACGAACAGCAGGTGGTGGTCAAGGCCATCAGTCGTCAATCATCCTCCGGCCTGACACGGGAAATCTCGATCGACCCAAAGGAATATCCGGTCATTGCGTGGCGATGGAAAGTCGAAAATATCCTACAGAAAGGGGATGTCGCTCAAAAATCAGGAGATGATTATCCGGCACGGCTCTACATTACCTTCCAGTATGACAGCAGTCAGGTCGGGTTTTTTGAAAAGGCGAAATTTGAAACCATCAAATTGATTTATGGCCAATATCCCCCCATTGGAGCCATCAATTATATTTGGGAAAGCAAAAGCCCCATCGGCACGATTGTTCCCAATCCTTATACGGACCGGGTCTACATGTTCGTCACCCAAAGCGGAAGTGCCAAATTGAACCAATGGATAACCGAGGAGCGCAATATTTATGAAGATTACAAGAAAGCATTCGGAGAAGATCCCCCAAACATCTCAGGAGTTGCCATCATGACCGACACGGATAACACCAAAGAGTCGGCCGTCGCCTATTACGGGGATATTGTGTTTAAAAAATCCGGAAAGGAATGAGAGAAAAAGAGGGGGAGAAGACATTAGGAGAGAAAAAATTTCTGAATCGACCCACTTAAGGAAATCGTTGCACTCTACTGCTCAGGCATCAACAATCCCTCCTCACATATTGAGTATCAATAATCCGGTTCATTTCCAACCTTCCATTTAATACTACAGCCTGCACTAGGCTTTTGCACCACGGCAACAGGTTTTTTATCCAGAACGGCGTCCAGGGCCATTCGTAAATCCCGCCCGGTCACGGGCTTCCCGTTTCCCGGCCGGCTGTCATCCAATTGTCCCCGATACACCAGTTTGCGTTCTTCATTAAACACAAAAAAATCCGGTGTACAGGCCGCTGTCAAAGCCTTCGCCACCTCCTGAGATTCGTCATAACAATAGGGAAAATGAAAATCCAATTCCTCCGCCATTTCCTTCAGTCTTGTGGGAGAATCCTGAGCATAACGTTTCACATCATTACTACTGATCGCCACAATGCCAACATTTTTCTTTTGATAATCTCGACCGAGTTTGGCCAATTCCTCCTGCACATGAACGACATAAGGGCAATGTCGACAAATACACATCACCAGGATGGCCTGCTTCCCGACGAAACTTTCATGAGACACCATATGCCCTGTCCGAACATCCGGTAGTTCAAAGTGAGGCAAGGGCGTCCCCAACGGAAGCATCGTCGAATCTTTCAAGGCCATGGTTCACTCCTTTAGGTTAATCAAGACGGATGGGTTCGTGTGAACGAGTACGGTCAGAAAAATTGAAGTCCTGTTTACCACATCGGATGGATAGAGAGAAGGGGGCCACGGGTCTTCACTGCGATGCATTAATCGGTTTCAGAGTTGACGGAAGACTGAGGGGAACGCTGCTTCCAGGCTCGAAACCGCTCAAGAAGCTCCTCTTTCACATGTTGAGGGACGGGCTCAGGAGGCAATTGACGTAGAGTCGCAATGGTGTATTTCATTTGACGTAAATAATTACGGCAGGCAAAGCACAGACCCAAATGCATTTGAAATCGAATCCGCTCCATAAGAGTCAGCGACCCATCCAGGTAATCGGTAACGAGTTGGGCGATTTCCTGGCAGGAAAAATTTCCCACCATGTACCGCATAAGTTTGTGTTTCAAATTTGTATCCATTGTCCTTAGATGTTCTTTCCCTGAACATAGGGATTAAGCTCCCGGCGCACCCTGGTGCGCGCCCGGTGTAACAGCACCCGTTGATTGGTCTCACTGATCTCAAGGATGTTACAGACTTCTTCAGAGCTGACACCCTCGATATCGCGCAAGGTCATCACCTGCCGCTGCGTAGCCGGCAAGTTTTCAATCGCGGTTTCAATAGCTGCCCGGCATTCCTTTGACAGTAATACCCGTTCCGGTGTATCCGGTTCCCAGTTATGAGGTGGATCTTTCCAATGACCCATTCTGGAACCTTCTGCCACGAAAAGAGAATCTTCCAAGGAAGGCCCGTCATCGGCATCCGGAGAAGAAGTGCTCAACCCGGACGGCTCATAGCGACTTTCTCGTATTCCTCGTGTTTTGGCCCGATTCGTCAAAATCCGGAAAAGCCAGGTTTTAAAAGATGACCGGCTCTCAAACCGGTGAATCCCTTCAAATACCCCCATCCAGGTTTCCTGCACAACTTCTTCGGCTACAGCCCGGCTTGGGACATAGGACATGGCTAACCGCAATAACGAACCGGAATACCAATCCATCACGGCCGCGAACACCTGCTCATCACCAGCTTGAAGAGCCCGCACCAACCCTGGTTCATCAAGTTTGAGCTTATCGAGCACAGTGTGAGGAGAGGGAGAAATGAGCAACCTCTGAACATTTGAAGTGCTGCCAACAGGGACAAGAGGATTATCCTTGGCCTGAAAGTCACAATCAAGGGCTTCCTCAAAAGAAATCTCGTCTGGAAGATCCATTCTTCTAAGCAGACACGAGGAACCAATAGAAAAAATAGGCAGGCACTGCAGATTGACAGTCAAACGGATTATTGCATGATGGCAAGATCGAAGGGAAAAAGAGAGAAGGGGCAGCCGGTCGGACGCCTGGATGCGTTAGGTATCCTGGAAAATTTGGGCAAGAATGCCCGTTCGGGTCGTGGTTTTCGTTTTCTTGAGAAGATGGCGAACATGTTCTTTTACCGTATGTTCACTAATCTCCAGATGTCGGGCAATTTCCTTATTGGTCCATCCCTCACTGATATATTTCACAATTTCTACTTCCCGACTGGTCAGACGATACTGCTCCTTGGCCTGGTTAGACACCACCCGCCGTTCACGTCCGATTTTCTCCATGATGATGAGCATACAGGCTTCATCTTTTTCTGTATGGGCCGCTAATGGGAAACCCCTCAGTAATACGGGCGTTTTCACATCGCCTGTCACCCGTCTCAACTCATGCTGGCCCTCGACCAACTGGCTCTCGGGGTTGTTTAAGAGTGTCCGAAGGGATTCACATAACTCCAAGACATCGGCAGGCCACACACCTCGCGCCTCGGCATCATACGCGTCTCCCATGATTTGGCGGCTTAACGTTTCTGCTTCGGCATTCATAAACAGCACGTCTCCGGATCCCGAAAAGAGCAACACCCCGGGAATTGATCGTCGGTCGGCAATTTCCTGGAGCCGGGACAGACCATTTCCCTGGGTAGATTTTGGAACAGTCGTACAAGGAATGCCGATAGATCGTCGACTCAAAGTGTACTCCGTGGACCAGGTTATGTAGCGATGTAAAAATCCCCTACCAACAGCCTGCAAGGGAGCAACAACTCACGGTGCTTGATGCCCCGCTACCGCTACGAATGATCTTATTGAACTGTTTTCGGAGTGTGGCAGAAGAAACTTAAATAAACAGAGGAGGATGATAAAGAAAACTTCCAAGATGCGGCACAACGCGGAGGAGCCATGAAGACTGAAGCCTTTCTTGCCTTTGCCCCATGAGGCAAGAAGGAAAACACAAGTCTTACAACGAACAATCTTTCTTCAAGCCGGATTCCGGTTCGGAAAAACCACCCGCCGGCCCACACAGCCCGTACAGGTCACCGACCCTCCTCTGCAGAACCCAAATCAGGGGAGAGTGCACATACTAACAACAATACATAACTGAAACTCGGAGAAGGCGCCACTGCCCAAACGACGCTAACCGCGACCCCCTGCTGAAGGGTTTAAAACCGGGCAGAGGTCAAGATCACATCCGCATCGCTCCATACCTGCCGAAACGACTGAAGGACGGTTTCCGCCTCATCGGTTTTTCCCTGAGCACGTAAACTCTGTTCCAATCCGAAAAGCGCCCACCCGTTTTGAGGATGATCCCGGAGATCTTCTCGAAATATGCGCTCAGCTTCGCCAGCTTTTCCGGCCTCCAGGAGCACCGCACCCAACACCTGGCGCGAGGAAATGTACCAATCCTTCGGTTCCGTATAATTCAATCCGTCTTCAAATTCGACTGCGCGCTGCAACTGCCGCACCGCCTCCTCATAATTCTCATGCCCTGCCGCGATTTCTCCTTTCAGAACAGCCTCCGCAATGGCCAGGATATCGGCGATATTATTCAGATCGAGAATTGTCAGCTTGGCTACAGCGGGGTCACGGGCAATCTCTGAAAGTTTCGTGGATTCCTGTTGGGCAGCCTCCAGTTTCCCCTCACGCACCCATGCTAATCCACGGGCGTAATGCCAAATAGCCGTGGGATACCGTAAATCCCCTGGAGGCGCGGGCTCAGCGAGAATGTTCGACCACTGCCCGAATGCAATTTTGGTATAGAGGGGAATAGTCCAAAAATGTTGAATGGAGCCGCCGATGCCGGGAGCGCGCATCATCTCAGGCTTGACGGACGCCGCGGTCTCAAGAGCCGCCTGCATCGCCAGCTGCTGTTGCCCAAGCTTAATCGCCGCAGCCCAGAGGAAATGTGAATTGTGAGGAACATAGGCCGCCGTATACAGACTTTCCTCGTGAGCATGGTTCAAATAGTGCGCATCAACTTTAACAGCATGTTGATTGGCCAATACCGCATCTCGATACCGCCCGACTCGAATATAGATATGAGCGGGCATATGGACAAGGTGTCCTGAGCCAGGAACAAGGGCTGGCAATCGTTCAGCACTGGGAAGAGCCTTCTCGGGATGGGATGAGGCTTCCATGATATGAATATAGAGATGATTGGCCAACGGATGGCTGGCGGATTGGTCTAACACGGACTCCAGCGTCGAGACTATTTCCGGTGTCCAGGGTTTAGGCTCTCCTCCCCTACTCCAAAAATCCCAAGGATGCAGGTCCATCAGCGCTTCAGCTAATAACGCGCCAATGGTCGGGTCATCGGGAAACTGCTCTGCGACAGTCCGCATCGCCTCGGCATAGGCCACATCAAGTGGGGAACGATCGGCCACCACCTCTTTGGAGTAGCGCTTCGCCAGCGCCTGGATGAGCGCGGCCTCTTTTTCCGTGGTCTGATCCCTCAGCGCGACCGCCTTCTCCATGGCTGCGAAGGCCTGGGGAACGACAGAAGGATCCATCGGCGCATTGATATTCGGACCGAGTACCAACGCCTCACCCCAATAACACATGGCGCAGTCGGGATCGCGCTTTTGAGATTCCCGGAAAGACCTGGCGGCTTCGGCATGATTAAAGCCAAAGGACAGAATGAGACCTTGATCGAAATACCTCTGCACCATCGCTCCATTGGAGGAGATCGGAAAATGATGGCTCCCTAATCCCTCCTGAAGGAGAACGGACTCTGCCAAGCCTTGATTCGGAAAGGGCATGCCCATTCCAGACAGAGCAACAATACACAGGATTGAGAACACCTTTGAATACATAGGAATTTCCATATGACTCCTCCTCATCGATAGACCTAGCATCAGGGATGCGTATTATAGATCTTCTTATCGCAATTGACATTTTATGGGCAACATGTTTTTTCTGGTGATTCGAACTTTTCCTCCGCATTTCTGATTGACTACGCTCTACGGATTGTCCCATATAGTGTTTCAACAGTATTTTCGTTAGGCTACCCGGCCAGTAAATATTTCGCCGGCTAGGTCGGTTGATGAGAAAGAGCCTCTTGCCGACATTGAAAGGATTGTGAGGATGACCTATTTGTATTTGTTTTTGGCTATTGTGGCAGAAGTGATTGCAACCAGTTCACTCAAGGCAGCCGAGGGTTTCACCAAATTAGGCCCAAGCCTGTTAGTCGTCATTGGATATTTCGCGGCATTTTTTTTGTTAAGCCTCGTGTTGAGAAGCATGACGGTCGGCATCGCTTATGCCATTTGGTCAGGTGTTGGCATCGTTCTCCTGGCGCTCGTCGGTGCAGTCGCCTTTCGGGAAATTCCAGATACGCCGGCAGTCATTGGAATGGGGTTGATCATCGCGGGGGTGATTGTCATTCATGTCTTTTCCCAAACCGTTCGGGTATAGGACGCCCGTCCTACCCCTCAAATCCAATGCTTCTTTCGAAAAGCCCACAGCATGCCGATCGCGAGAACGAGCATGAGGCTCATCACAAGCGGATAGCCCCAGGGCCATTCCAATTCCGACATCACTTCAAAGTTCATCCCATAGATCCCTACGATAAACGTCAATGGAATAAAAATCGTCGCAATCATGGTCAGCACATTCATGGTTAGCTTATTACTTAAACTCGTGAGATAGATATTCATCTATTCCTTCCAGCCTTCAAACACAAATGACACACAACCATCATTTTCCTGCTCTTTTCTCCGGCACGACTTCGCTGTAACGTCCTCAGTTAAAAATTGACCATATCTCCAATATGCGAAACTTCGACCAGCCATTGATGTCCCGCCGACGATTCCTGCAATTAAGCGGGACCTTGGTTGTGGCTCCTTTTTTCTTGGCCAACCAACCGGCCAGGGCCGGCATGTGGAGCCAACTGTTCGGTTCCACCAAACGAACCACGAGTCCTATCACCTCAAACGATGAATTTTATATCACCTCTTACCGTACTCCTCCCTTTGTGCCTGCTGATCGATGGGCACTGACCATTCGAGGAACGGTCATATCCCCGTTTACCCTTACCTACCGGGACCTGCTCGCCCAACCGGCGATCACAGAAATCGTCACATTGGAATGTGTCGGTAATGGGGTCGCGGGAGAAGCGATCGGCACGGCTGAATGGCAGGGAGTCCGGCTCAAGGCACTCTTAGACAAGGCCAGGGTCACATCACACACCCAGGACGTGGTCTTTCATGCCGCCGATGGATACTCCGACAGTCTCACCATCGAACGGGCCATGATGGATGACATCATGGTTGCCTATCGCATGAACGGGGTGTCCCTGCCTTTGGGACATGGATTTCCAGCCAGAATGATCGTACCTGGGCATTACGGCATGAAGCATGTCCAGTGGCTCACGGGAATCGAGGTGGTATCCTCGGATTACAAAGGCTATTACCAACGCAAAGACTGGACGGATGAGGCCATCGTCAAAACCAAGTCCTGGATTACGGATCCACAAACCGGAGATACCCTGCCCGCCCAAAAACCATTCATCATGCAGGGCTTTGCTTTTGCGGGATCCCGGGGGATTCGTCGGGTGGACATCAGCACCGACGGAGGAGAATCCTGGTCGGCCGCGACCCTGGCCCCGTCACTTTCTCCCTACTCATGGGTCATGTGGAAGTATCCATGGGAACCCCAAAAACCGGGTGATTTCCATATTTTCGCTCGAGCGACTGATGGAACAGGGGAACAACAAGCGGCGCAAGAACATCCGCCATTTCCCGACGGAGCCTCGGGCTTGCAAGAAGTCATCGTTTCAATTATCTAAGAACAGGACCCTGCCAACGTTATGGAATGGATCACCCGATTTTCAAGCCCGGGGCAAGCGCCCTTCATTCTTATCATTTCCTTCGTCCTTTCCATGGGGTGCTCGACTATTCCCCATACGTTTACTCCTTCTCATCCCATTCCTCCGGAAGCTTTTAGCCATGAATACTTTCATCAAGCACTCATGGCTCATGTGAAAAACGGCGTAGTGGACTATCCCCAATTCGCGCACGATTCACACTTCACTGGTTACCTTCACCTTCTTCAACATATCGCCCCCCAACAACTTCCGACTCCCAACCATCGTCTGGCCTTTTGGATTAATGCCTATAATGCTTTTGCTATCAAAGGCATCATTGATGGGTATACTCCAACCTCACTGACGGGACGGTACACGTTTTTTCTCGGCCGGACATACCAGGTGGGCGGGGAATTATTGAATTTGTATGACCTGGAACAGCACCTCTTGATTCCAGACTTCAAGGAACCCCGTATACATTTTGCTATAGTCTGCGCCTCACAATCCTGTCCGAAACTTCAATCGGCAGCCTACGCTCCCGAGTCCCTTGACCAACAACTCACGGCAAGTGCCCGACAGTTTATTAACGATCCCACACGCAACCGGTTCGACCGACAACGCCGCATCGCCTATCTATCCAAAATCTTCGATTGGTTTTCGGAGGATTTCATCAATCATTCAGGGTCACTGCTGGGCTATGTTGCACAATTCGTAACAGATCCGTATCTCGCGAACGATATCCGCCAGAACTCGTATACCATTGAATTTTTTGACTATGACTGGAGCCTCAATGGAATCCCTCCTCTCTCCCCTTCTTAAAAATCTGGGTCCATTCCCATCCCGTTCCATCCTTGGCCTTCTATTTCCATGAAATTTTGTTTGCGGGCTTGTAACATCCAATACTCCTCGGAGACTGCCTAAGTGAAGACGCGTTTCCTGATGGTAGGAGATCGCGCTAAGCAGGGCCCTCATGCCCGCCTAAGTGTCGCAGAGCGCAAGAGTTTGGAGAAAATGTCGGTATGCTGGTGAAATCCGGCGAGCATGTGCACCTGGCGCAATTACTCCAATTTATGGTCCTGGGCGAACAATTGGCCCACGATTGTGCGAAAACTCAGGCCACCTTGGTGAGGGAACCAGGTCTGCAGCGGTTTCTTGCCGGTCAGGCCAAGCAGGAGGGGCGACATGCGGTGATCTTTCAGTGGGCGATCCGCTGTCTGGCCCCACGGGATCGGCAGTCTCCTGTCATTTCTCACCAGATGAATCAGTACCGCCGGCTCATCATGTCCGCCCTGACACGTGGGGACCTTGCGGAATCTCTTCTGGCGGAACAAATTATTCTAGAGGGGTTAGGCCAAGCCATTTTACAAAGGCTGGAAACGGGTCTTCTCAAACGAGGCGCCCCATTTCGAAAATTACGCCACATACTCCTCCAACAGGAAGAGGCCCATCACGGTTTTGGACTTCGGACATTGCAAAGAATGTTGGACGAGGGTCATACATCCACTGACCACCTGAGGGAATTAGCCCCTGCATATTTGGAATTGGGAAAAACCCTTCTGTTTTCGGCACAGGACTCCTTTTATTGCATTC
This region includes:
- a CDS encoding helix-turn-helix transcriptional regulator; this encodes MSRRSIGIPCTTVPKSTQGNGLSRLQEIADRRSIPGVLLFSGSGDVLFMNAEAETLSRQIMGDAYDAEARGVWPADVLELCESLRTLLNNPESQLVEGQHELRRVTGDVKTPVLLRGFPLAAHTEKDEACMLIIMEKIGRERRVVSNQAKEQYRLTSREVEIVKYISEGWTNKEIARHLEISEHTVKEHVRHLLKKTKTTTRTGILAQIFQDT
- a CDS encoding DUF3047 domain-containing protein, whose amino-acid sequence is MTPITPRPAFFSVLTVVFGLLSLTHSNAVIAASPDQVVVGNFSIATPGEPFPQGWKPLIFEKIPEHTQYDLVKDEQQVVVKAISRQSSSGLTREISIDPKEYPVIAWRWKVENILQKGDVAQKSGDDYPARLYITFQYDSSQVGFFEKAKFETIKLIYGQYPPIGAINYIWESKSPIGTIVPNPYTDRVYMFVTQSGSAKLNQWITEERNIYEDYKKAFGEDPPNISGVAIMTDTDNTKESAVAYYGDIVFKKSGKE
- a CDS encoding tetratricopeptide repeat protein; the protein is MEIPMYSKVFSILCIVALSGMGMPFPNQGLAESVLLQEGLGSHHFPISSNGAMVQRYFDQGLILSFGFNHAEAARSFRESQKRDPDCAMCYWGEALVLGPNINAPMDPSVVPQAFAAMEKAVALRDQTTEKEAALIQALAKRYSKEVVADRSPLDVAYAEAMRTVAEQFPDDPTIGALLAEALMDLHPWDFWSRGGEPKPWTPEIVSTLESVLDQSASHPLANHLYIHIMEASSHPEKALPSAERLPALVPGSGHLVHMPAHIYIRVGRYRDAVLANQHAVKVDAHYLNHAHEESLYTAAYVPHNSHFLWAAAIKLGQQQLAMQAALETAASVKPEMMRAPGIGGSIQHFWTIPLYTKIAFGQWSNILAEPAPPGDLRYPTAIWHYARGLAWVREGKLEAAQQESTKLSEIARDPAVAKLTILDLNNIADILAIAEAVLKGEIAAGHENYEEAVRQLQRAVEFEDGLNYTEPKDWYISSRQVLGAVLLEAGKAGEAERIFREDLRDHPQNGWALFGLEQSLRAQGKTDEAETVLQSFRQVWSDADVILTSARF
- a CDS encoding anti-sigma factor family protein; amino-acid sequence: MKHKLMRYMVGNFSCQEIAQLVTDYLDGSLTLMERIRFQMHLGLCFACRNYLRQMKYTIATLRQLPPEPVPQHVKEELLERFRAWKQRSPQSSVNSETD
- a CDS encoding molybdopterin-dependent oxidoreductase, whose translation is MSRRRFLQLSGTLVVAPFFLANQPARAGMWSQLFGSTKRTTSPITSNDEFYITSYRTPPFVPADRWALTIRGTVISPFTLTYRDLLAQPAITEIVTLECVGNGVAGEAIGTAEWQGVRLKALLDKARVTSHTQDVVFHAADGYSDSLTIERAMMDDIMVAYRMNGVSLPLGHGFPARMIVPGHYGMKHVQWLTGIEVVSSDYKGYYQRKDWTDEAIVKTKSWITDPQTGDTLPAQKPFIMQGFAFAGSRGIRRVDISTDGGESWSAATLAPSLSPYSWVMWKYPWEPQKPGDFHIFARATDGTGEQQAAQEHPPFPDGASGLQEVIVSII
- a CDS encoding mercuric reductase, whose translation is MNTPQSPAHSGLVLPQDHYNQELVNNVHPPQWRNPTPSGRYNLVIIGAGTAGLVTAAIASALGAKVALIERHLMGGDCLNVGCVPSKGVIRAAKAWHAVREAEQFGVHISGEIKQDFGAAMARMRKLRARISHVDSAHRYTKLGVDVFIGNGRFTSSGTIDVDGTTLQFSKAVICTGARATAPPIPGLANTSYLTNETIFSLTELPERLGVIGAGPIGCELAQSFARFGSQVFLVEAMHGILPNEDRDAADIVEQSMLRDGVQLLCCGKDLNIHSANGAKHLVVDSHGTHYDIPVDDILVGVGRSPNIEGLELERVGVEYDKTGVKVNHRLQTSNSKIFAAGDICSPFKFTHTADAQAQIVIQNALFPHPFGLGYGSTEHLVIPWATYTQPEIAHVGLYEKDAKDKNIPIDTFTFHLNEVDRAILDGEDQGFARVHVKKGTDTIVGATIVAAHAGDMISEYTLAMKGGLGLNTIAGTIHPYPTQAEVVKKSANAWRKTTLTEGKKQFLRKLFAWTR
- a CDS encoding DUF547 domain-containing protein, which produces MEWITRFSSPGQAPFILIISFVLSMGCSTIPHTFTPSHPIPPEAFSHEYFHQALMAHVKNGVVDYPQFAHDSHFTGYLHLLQHIAPQQLPTPNHRLAFWINAYNAFAIKGIIDGYTPTSLTGRYTFFLGRTYQVGGELLNLYDLEQHLLIPDFKEPRIHFAIVCASQSCPKLQSAAYAPESLDQQLTASARQFINDPTRNRFDRQRRIAYLSKIFDWFSEDFINHSGSLLGYVAQFVTDPYLANDIRQNSYTIEFFDYDWSLNGIPPLSPS
- a CDS encoding RNA polymerase sigma factor, which produces MDLPDEISFEEALDCDFQAKDNPLVPVGSTSNVQRLLISPSPHTVLDKLKLDEPGLVRALQAGDEQVFAAVMDWYSGSLLRLAMSYVPSRAVAEEVVQETWMGVFEGIHRFESRSSFKTWLFRILTNRAKTRGIRESRYEPSGLSTSSPDADDGPSLEDSLFVAEGSRMGHWKDPPHNWEPDTPERVLLSKECRAAIETAIENLPATQRQVMTLRDIEGVSSEEVCNILEISETNQRVLLHRARTRVRRELNPYVQGKNI
- a CDS encoding thioredoxin family protein translates to MALKDSTMLPLGTPLPHFELPDVRTGHMVSHESFVGKQAILVMCICRHCPYVVHVQEELAKLGRDYQKKNVGIVAISSNDVKRYAQDSPTRLKEMAEELDFHFPYCYDESQEVAKALTAACTPDFFVFNEERKLVYRGQLDDSRPGNGKPVTGRDLRMALDAVLDKKPVAVVQKPSAGCSIKWKVGNEPDY
- a CDS encoding DMT family transporter, yielding MTYLYLFLAIVAEVIATSSLKAAEGFTKLGPSLLVVIGYFAAFFLLSLVLRSMTVGIAYAIWSGVGIVLLALVGAVAFREIPDTPAVIGMGLIIAGVIVIHVFSQTVRV